One Dasypus novemcinctus isolate mDasNov1 chromosome 27, mDasNov1.1.hap2, whole genome shotgun sequence genomic window, tgtctcagctgaatctaatgcaatcaaagggtcatcacacccagaggaacagagcagtttacaaacaatctctctttttggaattcataaacaatctcaaactgccccAATCATGAATCGGGCACATCCCATCTAAGGGATGGGAAGGGAGCTGCTCCCCAAGGAGGTGGAGAGGGAGAGCTTGAGGGCACAGCAGAAGCAAGGGagatgttctgattggctgacaaGTCTCCAGTTTCTGTGGGGAGCTTATAAAGGGGGGGGCAGCGGCACACCGGGTCATATGGCACGTGGCAGGCTTCTTAAAGCTCTCTTGTCCATCTCAGCTTGCTACGGTGCGCAGACTTCTCTCTGCAAGGGCCGCTCACGTGAACGCTAGGGACGAGGACGAGTACACCCCTCTCCATCGAGCGGCCTACAGCGGACACCTGGGGGTTGTCCGTGAGCTGGTTGCGCGAGGGGCCGATGTCCACGCAGTGACCGTCGACGGCTGGACACCCCTGCACAGCGCTTGCAAGTGGAATAATGCCAGAGTGGCTTCTTTCCTGCTTCAGCACGACGCGGACATCAACGCCCAGACACAAGGCCGCTTGACCCCCTTGCACCTGGCTGCCGGGAACAGCGAGGGCAGGGAGACCCTGGAGCTCCTCCTGATGAACCGTTACCTCCGGCCAGGGCTGAGGAACAGCCTGGAAGAGACCGCGCGCGACATCGCCAGGAGAACCAGTAGCTACCACTACCTCTTCGAAATTGTGGAAGGCTGCACAAATTCTTTGCCTCCATGTTAACCTTCTAGTAATTTTCATAAGTTTCCAAGAACCAGTGCCTCCTCTGTGTGAGATGTAAACTGTTCCAGCGATACACAGTTGACATCACAAGTCTTACTACCACAGTTCAGTGGCATGGCCTTCCAGGTGGACTGCCTGCCCTGAGGTCCGCTCCCTTGAAAGCTGTTTGGCTCCATCTCTAATGATTTGTGGTGTTGGTGACTTCTTATTTTAAATAGCCTATACTTAAAAACACAACACAGGTTGTACagaaaatgaaagatatttttggtGCTGATCCAagagaaatgtattttaaatatccCACATCTTGGATCTTTGCTTAGTATTTAGTATATTGACATGTATTTTTATACTTGTGCTAAATCTTTATTAAATTCACCTTTTGTGAACTCTCCATTTTTTTCCAGGTGAGGCAACTCAGAATTTAAAAGTCTTAAGTACACTGGTGCAGTTCAGCTGCCTTTTCTACATTAGCAGAGCCAGACGCTTCTATTTTAAACCAGAGGGACTAACTTCTTAGGAACTTGGATGACTTGATATGCTGAAAGAACACCCTGTCTCTCGGAGTATTTTCAGAAAAGCATTCGCAGGTGTGTAACCCACAAGCGTGGAGCACTGCCTGCGGATGGCCCTGCCGCACCTGGTCACCGGTACGAGTCTCCCCCGCAGAGTCAGTGGGACCTTGTCCGCGGGCCGTTAGGAATCTGCTGCCCGGCTGGACACCTGTGACTGGTTTGGGCCCCGCCATCGAGCGCACAGGCTATGTTGAGTTTCCAAGGCCTCCTTTTATCAAGATGGTGCACGGGCTAGGTGGCCAGGGGAGAGGAATTCTAAGAGTGAGGGGATGATACCAGATTGGGGCTGGGGCTGCAAAGGtgagacacatttttaaaagccatAGTGTGGATAGTGACAAAAAAGcataaatattcaagaaaaataaagtgacagttttgaaaaacaacaaaaagatgtgCATTCttttttacctatttatattttccttggaTCCATAATGTATGTGTTCATCCAGCCTACATTTATTCTCTACTCTTGTCTCTCCAGCAGTAGTTTCCCTTGACTGCTTAGCCCCTCTGTGACTATTCCCAAAGCTTTTTTCTAACCTCTAACCCCAGGAAGGGAGCTAAACCCGTTAAAATTTTCCTcagttatatattttaatgtccaCCAAGGTTATTCTCAAGCTAGCCCATGTGGGCCAATCACCCTAGACCAAGTAATCATGTTATTTAATCAAATACATGTGGCAGGTTTTTGGTTAGAAAGAAATAGTGTCGAACACTGTGATAAGCAGCCTTAAGAACTGAGAAAGTGTCACCCTGACTTGGTGTAAGAGAGACCTTGGTTTCAGAGTATCAGTGTTTCTGATGCAGGGGGTAGGCAGAAAGTAAGAGGTTGCTTCCtgcgtttttgtttttgtttttgtactgGGTTGAACCCAGGGCTACGCCTGCCCCCTGCTTTCTGTTTGAACTGGCCCAGATTATTGATGGACGCAGAACCCAGCTGTTCCAGTGAATGGCCGGACGAGGCTGCCCTTACTCAGGAACGGGCTGCACCCGTGATTTCACACCAACTTTCTGCTCACGTATTGGGCCAAAGAGTCTGTTTCTGAGAAGGAGCTGCAGCAGGGTGACTCCTGTGTTTTCAGCCTTCAGCGCTCACCCAGGAAAGTCGAAGTATGCCTGAGGAACATCTTACACCGTTTTGACTGTTACTTTCCTGTACATTCAAGTTTGCTTTAAGAACGCTAAATAGCTCCATTTCCATACAAAATGTTCTCCTAAATTTGGGGAGTTTAttcaaaggtttttttaaaaacaaaatactttcatAACCAGGGGTTTGGCTTTTATTAACTGTTTGAGGAAGGGGTGACTTTGTCATCTCTAAGGGCCACGTCGCCTCACTTCTCTAGGAGATCCTGGCCTTCACCTGCCGCAGTGACGGGGTGCGCGAGCTTCACCTGAAATCCAGAAAAACAgtgttcttgtggggacatgttggtgcgggtgtaaTGTATTTgtgaaataatacacagtgtagtgtggacttggtaaagggtctgtggtttccaCCTGGCTGGTAAAAGGGGTCCGGGGAACCAAAAGGAGAAGAGCCCCTGGTTTGGAGCGACTCTTCATGCTACAGGTGAACATTCGTTCACTCATCTCTCCACCGGCATCCACATGGCCTGCCCCACTGGGCTAGGGCACAGGAGGCTCAGGGAGGGTCACCTGCTCGGAGGCTTTTCTGTCCCATTCCACATGAAACGTGATTCAGCCCTCGATTCCCGATCAGCACGCACACCAGATTCACCTGCAATGTTCTAGGGTCTTGGAGCTACTTGGTCCTGGGGGTAGAATACGACCGCCCGGCTCACTGGTTGTGCCTCTTGCAAGTGGTTTATCACaagatgcccagggcctctgagAGATGACCAGATGACCGTTCAACTCATGCAGCATGAAGTGCTCTCTCCAAAGAGAATTTAAGATCCATTTTTGCTACGTTCAAAAAAGTAAGCTAAATatgatttacaaaaatgatgggggtggaggaaaaaaaacaaaacagaaagctaAGGAGAGTGTCTAGCCTGCTAGGTTTAAATCCCTGGTGCTTTTCCTTTGAAAGTCCAAAGTTTTCAGTCCCAGGAATTCCAGTAGAAATTGTCTAGATTAGTGCTGACCAAGAGAAATATAATATGAGCcacacaatatattttaaatttgttctaGTAGTCACATTAAAGAACAGGTAAAATTAATtccaataatatatattaaacccaatatatccaaaatattagtTCAACATGTGATAAACAGAACTTTATTgagttgttttacatttttttaaagctaagTTTTCAAAATATAGTATTTCACAGTATATCTCAACTCAGACAAGCTTCAAGTTCTTTGCAGCCACCTATGGCTAATGGCTTTTGTATTGACCAGCACATGTCTATGTTCTCCTAGACAAGGAAAACAGGAAGAGCATAAACTTCTGATCAGACAAACCTGGGTCTCAAATCCGATCACCATGTAAGTGTGCCTCGGCACGTAACTTAACCTCATCTGTGAAGCGGGGATAAGATTACTGTGTTGCAGCTGTCCACTGAGAAATACAGACtgagctgcaaggcaacaaaagcatttatttggggtcttagaattgcacagattcaggtagcaacccaAATGGCATCCCATCTTGGACCTTAAATCAAGgtttttaaaggagaaaagattATATAAGTTGTTCGTAAGGACATATGAGTGGTGGCTATTTGGGGCTTTTCAAATGTCCTTCATGTTGGTTTACTGATTCCCTTGTGCTGTGGTTAGTGCATGGCATCCAGCTGTCCTCAGAGACATGGGCGTTTAGGTTTGGCACACTTGGGCACTTTGCAGTATCGGCGAAGGTGACAGTAAGAGGAACTCCCAAACATCTCCTGACTCCATTTTAAACTATTAGCCGTGATAACTCCATTgtgctttatctcttttttcacAGTGTTGTAAGGAATAAGTGAGATATGATGTAGGTAAGGTACCCATTACATAGTGGGGCTCTAAAAAACGGGATGGAGTGGTTCCTCTCCCCATCGTTTCAAGCAGAATTAACTTTCCTGTTTCAGATACTTGTATTCTTGAGGATAcaagtgtattaatcagccaaaagggtgctgatgcaaaataccagaaaatggttggtttttataaagggtatttatttggggtaggagcttacagataccaggccataaagcatcagttacttccctcagagcttacagataccagaccataaaacaTGTtacttaccaaagtctattttcatgagtTGGAACAAGGTGGCTGCCAgcggctgcaagggttcaggcttcctgggttcctctcttccagggtcttgcttcttcctgggctcagggttcctctcttcccagggcttgcttctctttcctctgtgaacttacttcccagggctacagcttaaggcttcagcatcaaactccaacatcaaaacttcaacatcaaaaaccctcgcatcaaaagctccaactctgtcctctgccatgccttttatctgtgagtccccaaggggtggggactcgaagccctaatcataactcaatcatgcccaggtacagaccagattacaaacataatccagtatctatttttggaattcataaccatatcaaactgctacaccatgtgtAGCTCTTCCTTTATATTCCTGTAGTTCTTTCTCATGACTTGGCAGTAGAATATGCAGCACAGAACTTCTTTCAAGAATTTAAGCACGTCCCTCCTGGAAAAAAATTCCTGCCTCATTTTCAAAGGTCTCACTCCTATAGAAGgaaaaaactcaaggaaaaagcaaattaatgtaaaggcatttcagcaaataattacaagtcctggaaagaaatgagactCAAAGAGAAAATGTGTTTCCAGAGTGGATCTATGACCTTGAAACTAAAAATGCCTTATCTCTTATTCTAAGTTGAGCTGCTTCTGGAAGGCAAATGAGTTGCTCTTTCAATTCATATCTATTTTCCCCTTCCAggatgggttctttttttttttttttttctcaatttcctttatttatgctctgatctctattatttctttttttttatattgactttttttgtcttttttaaaatattacattaaaaaaatatgaggtccccatatatccccccatccccctccccccagtcctccccccataacaacaatctcctccatcatcatgagacattcattgcatttggtgaatacatcgcTGAGCACCTCATGGTaggtggtccacaccatagcccacactctcccacattccacccagtgggccatgagaggacatacaatgtccggaaactgtccctccagcaccacccaggacaactgcaacccctgaaaatgcccccacatcacatctcttcctcccactccctacccccagcagccaccatggccactttctccacaccaatgccacattttcttcgattactaatcacaatagttcatgaatagaatatcagtaagtccactctaatccatactctattcctccattctgtgaaccttggaatggttgtgtccactccacatctatggaataaaaacacaacaacattCGTTTTTTGGTTCATCACTTTAATTATCCAACTGAAATTCAGGTACATCTGACAGTCCTCCCTGACTTAATGACATGGCCCCACCTGGATTTCACAGAGGCAAGTCTGTAGAAAGAAAAAGCTTATAAACGCTAAAAGCCAACTGCTACCTATTGGTTTCCTTCCATGCCCTTCCATCACAATGCATCCAGCATTCCTTCTCTACCAGATGTACAGTGCTTAAAAATTAGAAAGGCGTTGTTAGAGAATTAACAGGAGTTCATAAAGAGTCCTGTGCAGTTACTGCAGTTCCGTTTTCAGATACAATGGCCTTAAAGAAAGGTTGTTTTTAGcaatcaagaaatgaaaatatgagcATGTCATCATCAAAATTAGGGGCCTATCAGGTTGTTGAAACCCCAGTCTACTGACTCATGAAAGGAATGCAGCATCTGACTGCAGGGACCGCTCCAAGAGCAAGACAGCTTCTGCTGTCAGACTCAGGGCCGTAAGGGTCAGATCTACTTTATGTGCTTTTGTGCATTTCTCGTTTGAAGATATGCAGCGCTGAAGGGGAATCAAAAGGAAGGACGGGGCACAAGGTCCTTTGTGCTTTCCTTTGAGGTCAGTCTGCGCGCCTGGACACGGGAGGTTCTGGAGTCTGGAAAGGGCTGAGCTTCGGGGTCTCTCAAACTTCAACCGCTGAAGTTTAGTGGCAAGGAATTCTTTCCCAGGAGGGAGGGCAGAATTGCCCTGTGAGCTGTAGGGTATCTGGGCCAGTGGCACCCCCTCTCCCAGGTGTCTCAAACAAAGTGTTTCCAGACGTTTTGTCACAGTAGGTGACCCCCGCTGTGCCACCCAAATCTCTAAGGTCCAGATTTCACAGCTGGCCAGCCACAAAGCTGCTTTTATTTATGTGCATGCAAATTTTCGCTAAAGCACATGTTTTCCCTAGTTACTGTTAGGCATTCCAGATattcatcaaaaatttaaaaatcactgattCTACTTTGAATgtttaatgttttattaataaGAGAATTTAAACACATTCAAAAACTAGTTaaaacatactattttttttaagaactctTTAATATCAAGTGTCATTTGTAAAAAAACTCACTCCCTACTCCCCATTTTGGTCTCTAGGAAATGTATCCCATGGGTCAGATGAGGTTTTTTAGAGAAATTCTGATTACCATGTATTACCAGGGATGATAGTCATATCCCAATTTTTAGTGGGTTATGATGTAAATTTTTTGTTGCTCTGCTCGATAAATTGCAATTAGGTTGACACATAAGCTTTTCACTTTAGaagaaaagagataagagaagtcAACAACCTCTgtcagaacagaaaaaaatggggAAGCAGGAAGCGGCTTCCAACCATAATTGGAAAACAGTGTATAAGGTAATCTCTTTCTACCTTTACACACCAAAAATTCTTTTACTCTGCTATTTTGATATAAAGTCATATGgtagggaagcaggcttggcccagtggttagggcatccgtctaccacatgggaggtccgcagttcaaaccccgggcctccttgacccgtgtggagcctcatgcacagtgctgatgcgccagggagtgccctgccacgcaggggtgtccccgcgtagggaagccccacgcgcaaggagtgcaccccgtaaggagagctgcccagtatgaaagaaagtgcagcctgcccaggaatggcactgcacacacggagagctgacacaacaagatgacgcaagaaagagaaacacagattccccttctgctgacagcaacagaagcggacaaagaaaaacaggcagcaaatagacacagagaacagacaactggggcagggagtgggggaaggagagagaaataaataaataaatctttaaaaaataaaataaaataaaataaaatcatatggtATCATTTATCTTagcaattactttttaaaaatgaattccaaGATGAAATACATCAaaatcataatatttttaaattctacatCTGTTCGCTGATTAGCGAACAGGTTCTACATGAATAAAACAGTCTCGTCTGATTTGTGAAAATTTGTATATATCCAAATTGTGAGACACCAAACCATTGTGATGATATTATTAACAGGTAGCACTTGAGTGCTTGCCGGGTGCCAGCTGTGCCTTGGCGCCTTCCACGAATTACCTCCTATGAGCCTCACTATTGTTCTAGGAGGTAGGTGCCCTGTTCAAAGGAGGAAGTTGAAGCTTAAAGAGGGTACACAAGTGCCTGCTGGCGTACGGTTAGTGCACGTCGGAGGTAAGTGTCAAACTCCTCGGCCTGATTCCACCACCTTTGCTCGTCCCCCATGCAAGTAACATGACGTCTATTTATAAAGCTGATTAAAGAACACGTCGTTTGGTGCCCATTTACtgttttttctttgaattaaGTATCCATAAAACTCACATTCAAATGTTACAGCTTTTCACCTATGATAGTCTTGAACTTTTATATCTATGGACCACCAGTTAGGCTGTCAAGTAATCATAATaacaaaaaattccattttctttagTACTATTTTCATGTCATTTATTTGTGGTAGGTTTGAGGACATAAAATTACTATTAGGAATATactacattaaatattaataagcaaaaattcCATTAGTTGAAAATCCTAAGAGCCAAagcaatgtttaaaaagaaaaataaataaggtgGATTTTACAACCTGATTTCAAGATTGATTATGAACTGCAGCTTCAACATGATGTACTGGTGCAGGGATGGGCATGTGGATTAACAGAGCGGGATGCAGTCTGGCAACAGACCCAGGTCTAGATGGGCCCGTGGTGTTACAGGGGCGTCAAGGCAATCCAGTGGGAAGTTctcgtcaacaaatggtgccagaaaACTGAACATCTGTGTGGAGAAAGTGAGCTTATTTATAGACTGAAAGCAGATCAGGGTTGTCTGCGGACAGGGACAGGTTGGACTGCAAAAGAGGAGGAAAATCTTTTGGGGATGATAGGAATGTTATTCCGATTGTGCAGATTTGTAGGTGTACACAATTGTCAAAATTCACGGAATTCTATATTTTCAATGGATACAGTTTATTGTACGTAAATGATACTTCATTAAAgttggtttttattgttttttttaaatgttacattcaaaaaatataagaggtccccatatagcccccacccccctcaccccactcctcccacaccaacaacctttttcatcatcatgggacattcattgcattcggtgaacacattttggagcactgctgcaccacgtggataatggtttacattgtataCCAAGATGATTGATTTCatcctttcattattttctttagcAAGCAGTAATATATGATGATCTTTCCCCCAAATTCTAGTGATGCATAATCCTGGGGCCTGCAGAGCCATGTGAGTTATctaaaaaatagatttcaaaaatTGTGCTGGAATTTTAAAATCTCAAGCAAAAAGTCCTTTGTAATAGGATGGAGCTATTTCTCCATTAAATGTTaagattagaaaataaaataattgctcCCAAACAGTTAAGTCCATTTGGGAGGActgaagaaatttgaaaaaataccTTACTAATGGAAAGATTTAGTTGACTTTAAAATAATACAGTGGAAATGTTCTTTGggtaaatatggcaggggaggctcgctggtgcagggtgtcagtggtgggggatgtgtggggagcgGTGCACC contains:
- the ANKRD49 gene encoding ankyrin repeat domain-containing protein 49, with protein sequence MEREKVDDDKKTDPENSLDFSEHFNQLELLETHGHLIPTGTQSLWVGNSDEDEEQDEKTEEWYQLQEKKMEKDPNKLLLWAAEKNRLATVRRLLSARAAHVNARDEDEYTPLHRAAYSGHLGVVRELVARGADVHAVTVDGWTPLHSACKWNNARVASFLLQHDADINAQTQGRLTPLHLAAGNSEGRETLELLLMNRYLRPGLRNSLEETARDIARRTSSYHYLFEIVEGCTNSLPPC